The Candidatus Aminicenantes bacterium genome has a segment encoding these proteins:
- a CDS encoding tetratricopeptide repeat protein, whose product MAKASFCLRTAGSAALICLVGFLSACAGGGKPETAPGGVSIEAKRAEAAGLVARGHYEAFKKAATIYADLYALKAAHKSVAADYVKTLVLLRIRERQLSIQTSHTVDTALAVIGANPELAGLKFYIEHADLVASRTRGIQVDFADTHSYARWTQADFEKSMKAAQATQADLRAKTTSADYYAFAYLAFYASYAAGRDGQEDYGPIFALFPESRLMLYMNAMRTTKEKPDLLERLTAADSEFYEAWFHLGELALGERNLLSAEADFLKAEAGLVDSPQVFIYLASIYTTTEEFEKSLSYYDRTLALSPGYRDALLGKAISLSYLGRYREAIEVLGKMVELGNWLMGEAHYWLAWNRHALDEDAAAQAHIEESKGRLPTNSEVFGLAGTIALDLIQFDRAEKEFKEALKYNGGNVEALFGLGRISDSRSNWQDASLYYDLAAEVVGRNEAAIETKIAEIKAAPMAEDRRARMLKKKENQLLVTRVTRATAFYNAAASWLNLGRPDKARPAAERAAAHPQFKEKATALLARMK is encoded by the coding sequence ATGGCCAAAGCGTCTTTTTGCCTCCGGACGGCCGGCTCGGCCGCGCTGATCTGTTTGGTCGGATTCCTCTCGGCCTGTGCGGGCGGCGGAAAACCCGAAACCGCGCCCGGCGGAGTTTCGATCGAGGCCAAAAGAGCCGAGGCGGCGGGACTCGTCGCTCGGGGGCACTATGAAGCCTTCAAGAAAGCCGCTACGATCTACGCTGATCTATACGCCCTGAAAGCGGCTCACAAGTCCGTGGCCGCGGATTATGTTAAAACCCTGGTCCTGCTTCGGATCCGCGAGCGCCAGCTCTCCATTCAAACCAGCCATACGGTGGATACCGCCCTCGCCGTCATCGGGGCGAACCCCGAGCTGGCCGGGCTGAAATTCTATATCGAGCATGCCGACCTCGTTGCGTCGAGGACCCGAGGCATCCAAGTCGATTTCGCCGACACCCACTCCTACGCCCGCTGGACACAGGCGGACTTTGAGAAGTCCATGAAGGCGGCCCAAGCGACTCAGGCCGATCTGCGGGCCAAAACCACAAGCGCGGATTATTATGCTTTTGCCTATCTGGCCTTCTACGCCTCCTATGCCGCCGGGCGGGACGGGCAGGAGGATTACGGGCCGATCTTCGCTCTATTCCCCGAGTCGCGGCTGATGCTCTACATGAACGCCATGCGGACCACCAAGGAAAAACCGGATCTTCTGGAGCGCCTGACGGCGGCCGATTCCGAATTTTACGAGGCCTGGTTCCATCTGGGCGAGCTGGCGCTCGGCGAGAGGAATCTCCTCTCGGCCGAAGCGGACTTCCTCAAGGCGGAAGCAGGACTCGTCGATTCGCCCCAAGTCTTCATCTACCTGGCCAGCATCTATACCACGACCGAGGAATTTGAGAAAAGCCTCTCTTATTACGATCGGACGCTGGCGCTCTCGCCGGGCTATCGCGATGCGCTGCTCGGGAAAGCCATCAGCCTCAGCTACCTGGGCCGCTACCGCGAGGCCATCGAGGTTCTGGGCAAGATGGTCGAGCTGGGCAATTGGCTGATGGGGGAGGCCCACTATTGGCTGGCCTGGAACCGGCATGCCTTGGACGAGGACGCGGCGGCCCAGGCCCACATCGAAGAATCGAAGGGCCGTCTCCCGACAAACTCCGAGGTCTTCGGGCTGGCCGGCACGATCGCTCTTGATCTGATTCAGTTTGATCGGGCCGAGAAGGAATTCAAAGAGGCGCTGAAATACAACGGGGGCAACGTCGAAGCGCTTTTCGGACTGGGCCGGATCAGCGATAGCCGATCCAACTGGCAGGATGCGTCCTTGTATTACGACCTGGCGGCTGAAGTCGTCGGCCGCAATGAAGCGGCGATCGAGACCAAGATCGCGGAGATCAAGGCGGCGCCGATGGCCGAGGATCGGCGGGCGAGGATGCTGAAGAAAAAAGAGAACCAGCTCCTGGTCACCCGAGTGACGCGAGCCACGGCGTTTTACAACGCAGCCGCCTCCTGGCTCAATTTGGGCCGCCCCGACAAAGCCCGCCCGGCTGCCGAGCGGGCCGCCGCTCATCCCCAATTCAAAGAGAAAGCGACCGCCCTCCTGGCACGGATGAAGTAA
- a CDS encoding methylenetetrahydrofolate reductase C-terminal domain-containing protein translates to MDRISLQTRLAARGQAPQGKRPFLVLAELVPESGHSLRGIRAFLESAAGAADRLPAGCELAGVTIPQSPNGVASLSPADVFAVLDKQDLWGSLDVVPHVSAKDHNAEALKSYLCGLRALGLDSVLALTGDKPASAQGVFEVDAIGLLGLIRDINHASWAAAPLGRFEGVPQFMAMAAVSPFKYTEASQLQQYFKMKKKLRAGAGALITQMGWDSRKSEELFRYLGEEGIDVPVFGNVYFLTARNSSPRLMAEGKLPGCYVSRALFNAVSKESAADTIERAALQTAMYKDLGAAGVDLGGFPDFETLPAILQRAEEIGSDWRNRRDRLDFGPGRVVDGSPTYYLYDEEGCRRSVSRPQATAGKRMFDLTHRTLMTPGRGAYPAVKAVLKASASVRRGQGFPYASVYAAEAAAKTLLFDCQECGDCYLPENFGLCTLGRCAKGLSNPPCGDADPRGRCGTNPDRICVGESIFFAAASEGRTGLKRLEALSNADRIPALAHTASIPNYYFGRDHARPRGLIQIGELLHGSIPKTAAAMAEVLATGEGGLDRPGGARNYLLSLIKAQIQHKADYIDVNVDAFGGSDLEFRKRMMVDYVRFIRTSAEGLPVCVDSGSPEVLEAGLAAWYDGAASGLAVPLVNAVKTYTMDRLLPLRSRFAFKFIGMLVDEKHAGHEGVYSFAELHEMARQLVQAAVANGFRPADIFIDSTVFPLAIDMPMAPDTPGYTYRTFETIRRVKRDPALRGVHLSLGVTNAVRDLPGRRTGVCRAYLAIARRCGLDAAIVNVMHDYEDHPAAPELTTFVDAFARQDGSPQAGQRAIDAMMEFCRTNRKKRS, encoded by the coding sequence ATGGATCGGATCAGCCTGCAGACCCGGCTGGCGGCCCGCGGCCAGGCCCCGCAAGGGAAGCGTCCCTTCCTCGTTCTGGCGGAGCTCGTCCCGGAGTCCGGTCATAGCCTGCGCGGCATCCGGGCCTTCCTCGAGTCCGCCGCCGGCGCTGCGGACCGGCTTCCCGCGGGATGCGAGCTGGCCGGCGTGACCATCCCGCAGAGTCCCAACGGCGTGGCCTCTTTAAGCCCGGCCGATGTCTTCGCCGTTCTCGACAAACAAGACCTGTGGGGCTCCCTCGACGTCGTCCCGCATGTCTCGGCCAAGGATCACAACGCCGAGGCGCTGAAGTCCTATTTATGCGGCCTGCGCGCGCTGGGGCTGGATTCCGTGCTGGCCCTGACCGGCGATAAGCCGGCCTCGGCTCAAGGCGTCTTTGAGGTCGATGCGATCGGCTTGCTTGGCCTCATTCGCGACATCAACCACGCCTCCTGGGCGGCCGCCCCGCTTGGCCGCTTCGAGGGCGTCCCTCAATTCATGGCCATGGCCGCGGTCTCGCCGTTCAAATACACCGAGGCCTCCCAGCTTCAGCAGTACTTCAAGATGAAAAAGAAGCTCCGGGCCGGAGCCGGGGCGCTGATTACCCAAATGGGCTGGGATTCCCGCAAGAGCGAAGAGCTTTTCCGCTATCTGGGCGAAGAGGGGATCGACGTCCCCGTATTCGGCAATGTTTATTTCTTGACCGCCCGCAATTCCTCGCCCCGGCTCATGGCCGAGGGCAAGCTCCCCGGCTGTTATGTCAGCCGGGCCCTGTTTAACGCCGTCTCGAAGGAGTCGGCGGCGGATACGATCGAGCGGGCCGCCCTGCAGACCGCCATGTATAAGGACTTGGGAGCGGCGGGAGTGGATCTGGGCGGGTTTCCGGATTTCGAGACCCTGCCGGCGATTCTCCAGCGGGCGGAGGAGATCGGCTCCGATTGGCGGAACCGGCGGGATCGCCTCGATTTCGGGCCGGGCCGCGTCGTCGACGGATCCCCGACCTATTACCTTTATGATGAGGAGGGCTGCCGCCGCTCCGTCTCGCGGCCCCAAGCGACGGCTGGCAAGCGGATGTTCGACTTGACCCACCGGACTCTGATGACGCCGGGGCGAGGGGCCTATCCCGCCGTCAAGGCCGTTCTAAAAGCTTCGGCCTCGGTGCGCCGGGGACAAGGCTTCCCTTACGCGTCGGTCTATGCGGCGGAAGCCGCCGCCAAGACCCTGCTCTTTGACTGCCAGGAGTGCGGGGATTGCTACCTGCCCGAGAACTTCGGGTTGTGCACGCTGGGGCGCTGCGCGAAGGGATTGTCCAACCCGCCCTGCGGCGACGCCGATCCGCGTGGCCGCTGCGGCACGAACCCGGACCGCATCTGCGTCGGCGAGTCGATCTTTTTCGCTGCGGCGAGCGAAGGCCGCACCGGCCTGAAACGCCTCGAGGCGTTATCCAACGCCGATCGCATCCCGGCTCTAGCCCACACCGCCTCGATCCCGAACTACTATTTCGGCCGGGATCACGCCCGCCCGCGGGGCCTGATTCAGATCGGCGAACTGCTCCATGGCAGTATCCCCAAGACGGCCGCCGCCATGGCCGAGGTGCTTGCGACGGGGGAAGGCGGGCTCGATCGGCCGGGCGGGGCGCGCAATTATCTCCTCTCGCTTATCAAGGCCCAGATCCAACACAAGGCCGATTACATCGACGTCAACGTCGACGCCTTCGGCGGCTCCGACCTCGAGTTCCGGAAGCGGATGATGGTCGATTATGTACGTTTCATCCGGACCTCCGCCGAGGGCCTGCCGGTCTGCGTCGACAGCGGCTCGCCGGAAGTCTTGGAAGCCGGCCTGGCCGCCTGGTACGACGGCGCCGCCTCCGGCCTGGCCGTGCCGCTGGTCAACGCCGTCAAGACCTACACCATGGACCGGCTCCTGCCTCTGCGGTCCCGCTTCGCCTTCAAGTTCATCGGCATGCTCGTGGACGAAAAACACGCCGGCCACGAAGGCGTCTACAGCTTCGCGGAGCTGCACGAGATGGCTCGCCAGCTGGTCCAAGCCGCGGTGGCCAACGGATTCCGACCGGCCGACATCTTCATCGATTCGACGGTCTTCCCGCTGGCCATCGACATGCCCATGGCCCCGGATACGCCCGGCTACACCTATCGGACTTTCGAGACAATCCGGCGGGTCAAGCGCGATCCCGCGCTTCGCGGCGTCCATCTCTCGCTCGGCGTCACCAACGCCGTGCGCGACCTGCCCGGCCGCAGGACCGGCGTCTGTCGGGCCTATTTGGCGATCGCCCGCCGCTGTGGGTTGGACGCGGCCATCGTCAACGTCATGCACGATTACGAGGACCATCCCGCCGCGCCCGAGCTCACGACTTTCGTGGATGCTTTTGCCCGGCAGGACGGAAGCCCCCAAGCCGGCCAGCGGGCCATCGACGCGATGATGGAATTCTGCCGGACCAACCGCAAAAAGCGCTCCTGA
- a CDS encoding response regulator, which produces MPIPALVIDDDRVTRALIERILGGIGFEIFTAADGEAGLEAAARFVPALIVTDLLLPKADGLAVCSRIRKDPRLSGAKILVVTGLKNPGVQREARSAGADAILEKPFQADVLIRAVRALIPGV; this is translated from the coding sequence ATGCCCATCCCAGCCCTGGTGATCGACGACGATCGGGTGACCCGAGCCCTGATTGAAAGAATCTTGGGCGGCATCGGCTTCGAGATCTTCACGGCGGCGGACGGAGAGGCCGGCCTCGAAGCGGCGGCCCGTTTCGTCCCGGCCCTGATCGTCACGGATCTGCTTCTCCCCAAGGCGGACGGGCTTGCGGTTTGCTCCCGAATCCGGAAGGATCCCCGGCTGTCCGGGGCCAAAATCCTGGTCGTCACCGGTCTCAAGAATCCGGGCGTTCAGCGCGAGGCGCGCAGCGCCGGCGCCGACGCGATCCTCGAAAAGCCGTTCCAAGCCGATGTCTTGATCAGAGCCGTCCGGGCCCTTATCCCGGGCGTTTAG
- a CDS encoding prolyl oligopeptidase family serine peptidase, whose product MKRTIVGFLAILIAAVFLAAAVRQQAPPPPPPPTPAAPQAPAVKAAPRPIELRDILAWKTQGGSALSADGSWFGYRHIPLEGDGDIVFRQTQGSKEYRFPIGEARFAPLAISDDGKFAAYMISLEAKEAKKLRQSRGRIYTKAAVLNLATGEKIEYEKIRSFQFAPENPGWLVLHKAAPEGQEREKDKWTGSDLVLRELATGKELVLGNVAEFAFDKKGRWLALLIDAYGQTGNGVLLRNMAAGTIVPLDSDKAAYKGLAWTEKGDGLACLKGKEDKAFEDKLYAAVGFTGFTPGPIQKTVYDPKDDKSFPAGMSISPDRTPQWTESLDALLFGIRELKKKGEGAAPAGDGAAAGAPPAAPDEDLPDLVLWHGLDKRLQSQQQVEAGRDQTFSYLAEYRLKEKKFIRLADDDLRTLLVAPKERWAVGYDNREYELDGNLDGRSYRDVYLIDMTTGARKPILKKSRYSFSISTDGTHLLYYDEGAFLTFEFATGKSYPITKGVPADFVNEDDDHNVKNPPDYPIGWSEDGLFALLSDGWDIWKVPVHGGTAVNLTINGRKDQIRYRGLDSLDRDDKGIDLAKPLYVPLYGEWTKKAGLGRLEKGQPGVKVLLWDDAGFGGPAKARKAEVYYYSRDTYKDYSDVYIADALLGNGRKITDIAAGQKDFLWSSGQMLLDYKMDPKSGKDVKLQAALYLPANYEKGKKYPTVIYYYEKMSQQLNRYAMPSYNGFNKSVYTSNGYAVLMPDITYKLNDPGMSAVWCVLPALEAAVATGVVDRSKVGLQGHSWGGYQTAFLVTQADFAAAVAGAPLTNMISMYSSIYFNSGSGNMAIFESSQGRFLGGYWDNLEAYQRNSPVYHATKVNTPLMILHNDKDGAVVWNQGIEYYSTLRRMKKPVIMLQYVGENHGLAKPANMKDYTVRMKEWFDHWLMGKPAPAWMTEGIPYLKLKDALKERAKLWKVEEPKPAEKKDDKKEPEKK is encoded by the coding sequence ATGAAAAGAACCATCGTCGGATTTCTCGCGATCCTGATCGCGGCCGTTTTCCTGGCCGCCGCAGTCCGTCAACAGGCCCCGCCTCCGCCCCCGCCGCCCACTCCGGCCGCGCCGCAAGCCCCGGCCGTCAAGGCCGCCCCGCGTCCGATCGAGCTGCGCGACATCCTGGCCTGGAAAACCCAGGGCGGCTCGGCCCTGTCGGCCGACGGCTCCTGGTTCGGATACCGCCATATCCCGCTCGAGGGCGACGGCGACATCGTCTTTCGCCAAACCCAAGGCAGCAAGGAATACCGCTTCCCCATCGGCGAAGCTCGTTTCGCCCCCCTGGCGATCTCGGATGACGGCAAGTTCGCCGCCTATATGATCAGCCTCGAGGCCAAGGAAGCCAAGAAGCTCCGCCAGAGCCGCGGCCGCATCTACACCAAGGCCGCCGTCCTCAACCTGGCGACGGGCGAGAAGATCGAGTACGAGAAGATTCGATCCTTCCAGTTCGCGCCCGAGAACCCCGGCTGGCTCGTCCTCCACAAAGCCGCGCCCGAGGGGCAGGAGCGGGAGAAAGACAAATGGACGGGGTCCGATCTCGTCCTGCGCGAGCTTGCAACCGGCAAAGAGCTCGTCCTCGGAAACGTGGCCGAGTTCGCTTTCGATAAGAAGGGCCGCTGGCTGGCCCTGCTGATCGACGCCTACGGCCAGACGGGCAACGGCGTTCTTCTCCGCAACATGGCCGCCGGCACCATCGTGCCCCTGGATTCCGACAAGGCCGCCTACAAGGGCCTGGCCTGGACCGAAAAGGGCGACGGCTTGGCCTGCCTCAAAGGCAAAGAGGATAAAGCCTTCGAGGACAAGCTCTACGCTGCAGTCGGGTTCACCGGATTCACCCCAGGCCCAATCCAGAAGACGGTCTACGATCCCAAGGACGACAAGTCCTTCCCGGCCGGGATGTCGATCAGCCCCGACCGGACGCCGCAGTGGACCGAATCGCTGGACGCGCTCCTCTTCGGCATCCGCGAGCTCAAGAAGAAAGGCGAGGGCGCCGCTCCCGCGGGCGACGGCGCAGCGGCCGGGGCGCCTCCGGCCGCACCCGATGAGGATCTGCCCGATCTCGTCCTCTGGCACGGCCTGGACAAGCGGCTCCAGTCGCAGCAGCAGGTCGAAGCGGGACGCGACCAGACCTTCAGCTACCTGGCCGAATACCGGCTCAAGGAGAAGAAGTTCATCCGCCTGGCCGACGATGATCTCCGCACCCTGCTCGTCGCCCCCAAGGAGCGCTGGGCGGTCGGCTACGACAACCGGGAGTATGAGCTCGACGGCAACCTCGACGGCCGCAGCTACCGCGACGTTTATCTCATCGACATGACGACCGGAGCCCGCAAGCCGATCCTCAAGAAGAGCCGTTACTCCTTCTCCATCTCGACCGATGGCACCCACCTTCTCTACTACGATGAAGGCGCCTTCTTGACCTTCGAGTTCGCAACCGGCAAGTCCTATCCCATCACCAAGGGCGTCCCTGCCGATTTCGTCAACGAAGACGACGACCACAATGTCAAGAACCCGCCCGACTATCCGATCGGCTGGTCCGAGGACGGCCTCTTCGCCCTGCTCAGCGACGGCTGGGACATCTGGAAAGTCCCGGTCCACGGCGGAACGGCCGTCAATCTGACCATCAACGGCCGCAAGGACCAGATCCGGTATCGGGGCCTCGATTCGCTCGATCGGGACGACAAGGGCATTGATCTGGCCAAGCCGCTCTACGTCCCCCTTTACGGCGAATGGACCAAGAAGGCGGGCCTCGGCCGCCTGGAGAAAGGCCAGCCGGGGGTTAAGGTTCTGCTCTGGGACGACGCCGGCTTCGGCGGACCGGCCAAGGCCCGCAAGGCCGAGGTCTATTATTACTCCCGCGACACTTATAAGGACTATTCGGACGTCTATATCGCCGACGCGCTCCTCGGCAACGGCCGCAAGATCACCGATATCGCGGCCGGCCAGAAGGACTTCCTCTGGTCGAGCGGACAAATGCTCCTCGATTACAAGATGGACCCCAAGAGCGGCAAGGACGTCAAGCTTCAAGCCGCCCTGTACCTTCCGGCCAACTATGAAAAAGGCAAGAAGTATCCCACCGTCATCTACTACTACGAGAAGATGTCGCAGCAGCTCAACCGCTACGCCATGCCCTCGTACAACGGCTTCAACAAGTCCGTTTACACGAGCAACGGCTACGCGGTCCTGATGCCCGACATCACCTACAAGCTCAACGACCCCGGAATGAGCGCCGTCTGGTGCGTCCTGCCGGCCCTCGAGGCGGCAGTCGCGACCGGCGTCGTCGACCGCTCCAAGGTCGGCCTGCAGGGGCATTCCTGGGGCGGCTACCAGACCGCGTTCCTGGTCACCCAGGCCGACTTCGCGGCCGCCGTGGCCGGCGCCCCGCTGACCAACATGATCAGCATGTACAGCTCAATCTATTTCAACTCCGGATCCGGCAACATGGCCATCTTCGAGAGCTCGCAGGGCCGGTTCCTGGGCGGCTACTGGGACAACCTGGAAGCTTACCAGAGGAACTCCCCCGTCTACCACGCGACCAAGGTGAACACCCCGCTCATGATTCTGCACAACGACAAGGACGGCGCCGTCGTTTGGAACCAGGGCATCGAGTACTACAGCACCCTGCGCCGGATGAAGAAGCCGGTCATCATGCTTCAGTACGTCGGCGAAAATCACGGCCTGGCCAAGCCGGCCAACATGAAGGACTATACCGTCCGGATGAAGGAATGGTTCGACCACTGGCTGATGGGCAAACCCGCCCCGGCCTGGATGACCGAGGGCATCCCCTACCTCAAGCTCAAGGACGCGCTCAAGGAGCGGGCCAAGCTGTGGAAGGTCGAAGAGCCCAAGCCGGCCGAGAAGAAGGACGACAAGAAGGAGCCCGAGAAGAAATAG
- a CDS encoding energy transducer TonB, whose amino-acid sequence MKRVVFGTLGLLAAAMILGGPVWGQGGGPSAAGQPPHKTIGTMKLLVFQGQREGAPEPFKAVTASYLNFTVSANIQAEADQAAQAARIKQVFNLKDVSLLTEAELTWEPGQADKAFHFFQLDKTFYLVMVTPLAIGQKRFRIEVFEQNGGAKINLLDTEFTLPEKNTAVFGFSDKDGKPYFLSMQTTSWPAPEVVVEGAVVGDAVRAVGDIRPPRLVREVAPIYPPVARQAKVEGTVILEAQTDIYGRVQNIKVLRSIPLLDQAAIDAVRQWVYEPMMIDGRNRPMIFTVTVRFARDTARAFAMPNPSKGDKDFAVFPAAIPITYPKEAIAKKLQGTVEVEAVIDAKGSVSAVNVIKSVHPMLDKAAIDGLNDHVFKPAPGKSVIKSGPVALSVVFHLPSEESAEVGGVAGGVMGGVVGGVMGGVIGGTMPKEAPQKPVDDGDAVRCVDNIQPPKLVRQVAPIYPEAARQAMVEGVVIMEVLTDIYGRIASVKILRSIPLLDQAAIDSVRQWVYEPLVIDGRKRPAIFTTTVRFNLK is encoded by the coding sequence ATGAAAAGGGTGGTCTTCGGAACATTAGGACTCTTGGCGGCGGCGATGATTCTAGGAGGCCCGGTTTGGGGCCAGGGAGGAGGACCGTCCGCGGCAGGGCAACCTCCCCACAAAACCATCGGCACGATGAAGCTGCTCGTCTTTCAGGGCCAGCGGGAGGGGGCGCCCGAGCCTTTCAAGGCCGTCACCGCCTCCTATCTGAATTTTACGGTTTCCGCGAACATCCAAGCGGAGGCGGATCAAGCCGCCCAAGCGGCCCGGATCAAGCAGGTCTTCAACCTGAAAGATGTCAGCCTGTTGACCGAGGCCGAGCTGACCTGGGAGCCCGGCCAAGCCGATAAGGCCTTCCATTTCTTCCAGCTCGACAAGACCTTCTATCTGGTCATGGTGACGCCGCTGGCGATCGGGCAAAAGCGATTCCGTATTGAGGTCTTTGAGCAAAACGGCGGGGCCAAGATCAATCTGCTCGATACGGAGTTCACCCTGCCCGAGAAGAACACCGCCGTCTTCGGCTTTTCCGATAAGGACGGCAAGCCCTATTTCCTGTCCATGCAGACGACATCCTGGCCGGCGCCCGAAGTGGTCGTTGAGGGTGCCGTTGTGGGGGATGCCGTCCGAGCCGTAGGGGATATCCGACCGCCCCGTCTCGTCCGTGAGGTCGCTCCGATCTATCCGCCCGTGGCCCGCCAAGCCAAGGTGGAAGGCACCGTCATCCTGGAAGCCCAGACCGACATCTACGGCCGGGTCCAGAACATCAAGGTCCTTCGTTCTATCCCTCTGCTCGACCAGGCGGCCATCGACGCGGTCAGGCAGTGGGTTTACGAGCCAATGATGATCGACGGCCGGAATCGGCCTATGATCTTCACCGTCACCGTCCGATTCGCGCGCGACACGGCCAGGGCTTTCGCCATGCCGAATCCCTCTAAGGGGGACAAGGATTTTGCCGTTTTCCCGGCCGCGATCCCGATCACATACCCCAAGGAAGCCATCGCGAAGAAGCTCCAAGGAACCGTCGAGGTGGAAGCGGTCATCGACGCCAAGGGTTCGGTCTCGGCGGTCAACGTCATCAAGAGCGTTCATCCGATGCTCGACAAGGCGGCCATTGATGGTTTGAATGACCATGTCTTCAAACCGGCTCCGGGGAAGAGCGTCATCAAGTCGGGGCCCGTGGCGCTGAGCGTCGTTTTCCACCTTCCGAGCGAAGAAAGTGCGGAGGTAGGCGGGGTTGCCGGCGGCGTGATGGGAGGAGTCGTCGGCGGCGTCATGGGGGGAGTCATCGGAGGGACGATGCCCAAAGAAGCGCCGCAAAAGCCGGTTGACGACGGCGATGCCGTGCGATGCGTGGACAATATCCAGCCGCCCAAGCTCGTCCGCCAGGTGGCTCCGATCTACCCGGAGGCGGCCCGGCAGGCGATGGTCGAGGGCGTCGTCATCATGGAAGTCCTGACCGACATATATGGCCGCATCGCCTCGGTCAAGATTCTCCGCTCCATCCCCTTGCTCGACCAAGCGGCCATCGATTCCGTCCGGCAGTGGGTTTATGAGCCCTTGGTGATCGACGGCCGGAAGCGGCCGGCTATTTTCACGACTACCGTCCGCTTTAACTTGAAGTGA
- a CDS encoding metalloregulator ArsR/SmtB family transcription factor, which produces MKSAIAELSPLAKRFKALAHPARLLLVRRLMENERCVSDVEKCLGLSQPNVSQHLRILKEAGIIEGRRERTRICYRIADERVARILKIALEGE; this is translated from the coding sequence ATGAAGTCTGCCATCGCCGAACTAAGCCCCCTGGCCAAGCGGTTCAAGGCCCTCGCCCACCCGGCCCGGCTGCTCCTTGTCCGCCGTCTGATGGAGAATGAGCGCTGCGTCTCGGACGTGGAAAAATGCCTGGGGCTGTCCCAGCCCAACGTCTCGCAGCACCTGCGGATTCTGAAGGAAGCCGGGATCATCGAGGGTCGCCGCGAGAGGACCCGGATCTGTTACCGGATCGCCGATGAGCGGGTCGCCCGCATATTAAAAATAGCCTTGGAAGGAGAATGA
- a CDS encoding DUF5668 domain-containing protein, which produces MPAKRTDGGRVFWGLLLILMGVLFLLDQMGRLNFGDIMSTYWPVIIILVGLSTMIGSGFRRIGGGLFLVLLGTFFQLRELGILREDIWHYAWPALIILVGIWILFGGIFRHRTHPAFPVDAGSDMDVTAILSGQDRRFTSAGFKGGHATAVMGGAEIDLTEATLEGGKATVELTAIMGGIDLRVPRDWKVVIDATPILGGVSDSRKNIADADAKSTLYIKATAILGGVEIKS; this is translated from the coding sequence ATGCCCGCAAAACGAACCGACGGCGGCCGCGTGTTCTGGGGCCTGCTTTTGATACTGATGGGCGTCCTGTTCCTCCTGGACCAGATGGGCCGGCTCAATTTCGGCGACATCATGTCCACCTATTGGCCGGTCATCATCATCCTGGTCGGCCTGTCGACGATGATCGGCAGCGGCTTCCGCCGGATCGGCGGCGGGCTCTTCCTGGTCCTCCTGGGGACGTTCTTCCAGCTCCGGGAGCTGGGCATCCTGCGCGAGGACATCTGGCACTATGCCTGGCCGGCCCTCATCATCCTGGTCGGCATCTGGATCCTCTTCGGCGGCATCTTCCGCCACCGCACGCATCCGGCCTTCCCCGTCGACGCCGGTTCGGATATGGACGTTACGGCCATCCTTTCCGGGCAGGATCGACGCTTCACCTCGGCCGGCTTCAAGGGCGGCCATGCCACGGCCGTCATGGGCGGGGCTGAGATCGACCTGACCGAGGCGACGCTTGAAGGCGGCAAGGCCACGGTCGAGCTGACCGCCATCATGGGCGGCATCGATCTGCGGGTGCCGCGCGACTGGAAAGTGGTCATCGACGCGACCCCGATCCTGGGCGGCGTCTCGGACAGCCGCAAGAACATCGCCGACGCCGACGCCAAGTCCACTCTTTACATCAAAGCCACGGCCATCCTGGGCGGCGTCGAGATCAAGAGCTGA
- a CDS encoding RNA polymerase sigma factor has translation MDENERIAACLRGDGEEFRPIVNQYQGPLTALAVNMLGNRQDAEDVCQETFIQAFLHLDRYDPRLSFRNWLYTILYRRALDLLKRKRRFRAFFARAAADPLRPPYTEPVETSADPKLFASLLETLSPRERMVAALWANEGLIAAEIAGILGCTASTARVYLFNARKKIKALMEKGHGTFGNR, from the coding sequence ATGGACGAAAACGAACGAATCGCGGCTTGCCTGCGCGGAGACGGGGAGGAGTTCCGTCCAATCGTGAACCAGTACCAGGGGCCATTGACGGCGTTAGCCGTGAACATGCTGGGCAACCGGCAGGATGCCGAGGATGTCTGCCAGGAGACGTTCATCCAGGCTTTCCTCCATCTCGATCGTTACGACCCCCGCTTGAGCTTCCGGAACTGGCTTTACACGATCCTCTACCGCCGTGCCCTTGATCTGCTTAAGCGCAAGCGCCGCTTCCGCGCGTTTTTCGCCCGGGCGGCCGCCGATCCGCTGCGTCCGCCCTACACCGAGCCGGTGGAGACTTCCGCCGACCCGAAGCTGTTCGCGAGTCTTCTTGAAACGCTGAGCCCGCGGGAGCGGATGGTCGCCGCCCTGTGGGCCAACGAGGGGCTGATCGCGGCCGAAATCGCCGGCATCTTGGGCTGCACGGCGTCCACGGCCCGGGTTTATCTGTTCAACGCCCGTAAGAAGATTAAAGCTCTGATGGAGAAAGGTCATGGGACATTCGGGAATCGTTGA